The window AAGTCGGCAAACAATTTGCTTCGGCAGCGAAGCAAGCAGGGGTACGGCGCGTCGTCTTTTCGTCCGTGATACACCCAGTCCTTAGCGAACTCGTCAATCACGCCGACAAAGCGCCAGTGGAAGAAGCACTGCTCGATTCCGGGATGGAGTATGTGTTCCTGCATCCTGCGATGTTCTTCCAGAACATCGGCGCTGCGTGGGCGAGGATGAAGGAAACTGGCGTATATGGCGAGCCTTGGTCCACTGAGACCCGCTTTTCCCGCGTCGATTACCGCGATGTTGCCGAGGTTGCGGCGATTGCGTTGACCGAAGATCGGCTCCTGTATGGAACATTCGAGCTCTGCGCCGAAGGCAACTTGAATCGGCATGGTCTTGCTGCCTTGATGAGCAAGGTCGTTGGCAAGCAGATAAAGCCGATCAAAGTGGAGATTCCCGCGCAGGCCAACATGTCTCCGAAGCTCACGCGGATGTTCGCCTGGTACGACAGACATGCTCTGCTCGGCAACAGCACAACACTTCGAGCGATCCTTGGGCGGGAGCCGCGGACGCTGCAGGCATTTTTCGAAGAACTCAACTGAAATTAGGAGAGCGGAATGGCTCAGTCGAGCGCGCCTGACATAGCAACGTTTTGCAGTGAAACGGCAATCGTGAATGGGGTACGCCTGCACTATTGGCTTGGCGGCAATTCTCATGGTCGGCCAGTCCTGTTATGGCACGGATTTCTTGGCACCGCTTATAGCTGGTACAAGGTCATGCCGCTTCTCGCGGAAGCCGGCTACTGCGTTCTGGTGCCGGATATGCGCGGCTATGGAGACTCCGACAAACCCGCCGGAACAGACGGCTATGACGCACGGGCACTTGCGGAAGACTTCCGAGCCCTGGTCAGGCAGATCGAATTCGGGAATGGTCAGAAGCTGATCCTCGCCGCCCACGATATGGGGGCACACTCAGCCCTACTGTGGGCTGCAGATCACCCCGACGAAATCAGGTGCCTCGTGTATATGGAAGTTCCCACCATGCTCGAAGAGTTCCTGACAAAAGTAATTGTGTACACGCCGGAGGCGATGGCAAAGGGTTCCATGTGGTGGTGGATTCTCCCGCTCGCACCTGGCGTACCGGAACGCCTTATCGTAGGCAATGAGCGCGCCTTTCTGACATGGTTCTATGAGGGTGCCACCGCAGATGCATCGGCCATCAGCGAAACATCGATCAAGGAAACTCTCCGCAGTTTTAGTGGCACGGAAGGTGTGCTCGGAGCGCTTGGCCTGTACCGTGCCGCCTTTACGACCATTGAGCAGACCACGCCTTTGAAGAAGAACAAGGTCGAAGTCCCGGTACTTGCCATTGGCGGAGAAAAAGCGCTTGGCGCCAAGGTCGCACAGATGGTTGAGGCGGTCGCGAAGAATGTGACTGGAAAAGTTATCCCGGCATGTGGTCACTTCATCCCGGAAGAACAACCCGCTGAATTCATGCGCCTCTTTCAAAAATTCGTCGGAGAGGTCGCTCGAGTATGACAGACCTTAGCCGACGCTCTGTTCTCGCGCTTGCCGCCATGGCTGGCGTAGGACTCTCTTCTTCTAAACTTTGGGCCTCTGCAGTTTTGGGCAGCCCATCCCCTAAATCAGAGCCTCAAGATTCCACAAGGAGAACTGCTATGTCTGTGTCCACGACGCAATACCCACCCCTTCCGCCCGACGATTTGAAGCGTGCGCTCACGATCGCACGACCGGACAGCGATCAAACACTGCCCCACATCGGCCTCGTAGGCGATACCTATACCATCACCGTTACGGGCGAGGATACTGCAGGTCGCTTCTGCGTCATTGACATGCACATCCCACCAGGGGGCGGTCCCGCGCCACATCGTCATGACTTTGAAGAAACATTCATCCTGCTTGACGGCGAAATGGAGGCCACGTTCCGCGGGAAGAAGTCCCTAGTGCGCGCCGGCGACACCATCAATATCCCCGCAAACGCACCGCATCAGTTTCATAACTCATCTTCCAAGCCGGTTCGTCTGCTGTGCATTTGCTCGCCTTCGGGGCAAGAGCATTTCTTCAAGGAAGTGGGAGTGCCTGTAGCCACTCGCACGACCGCCCCACCCAAACTCGACAAAGAACAGCAGCAACGGTTCATGGAGAAAGCCAAGGCTCTTGCTCCGAAGTACCGTACCGAGCTGCTGAAGGAAGCATAGCCATCGGAAGCTGCGGGCAGATGCAATCTGTTCGCAGCACTTTCCATGCCTGAATCGATATAGAACTCTCCATCGCGATCGTTGTTCCCTTATTCTGGAGAACTTGGAGTTTTTGGTGAGTATTCAGGGGAAGCTCCAATCAAGTCCATTCGCCTATCCGAGCGAATGAACAGCAGGTCGTCAATCAGCCGACCCACTCGTCAAAAACTTCTCTTGCTTTCTTGATGGACTCCCACTTATTCCCGATCTAGAGGACCAGATTTCGCACTGGTTGAAGAAGACGAGTCCAAGTCCTGTCAGTTCGTATTCCACCCTAGGCAGCGCCTTAGGGAATACCCCGCGAGAGAGCAAACCATCCGCTCCAGCTGACGCAGCGTAGCGGTGGGCATCCGCTTTGAGATTCCTTCGTAATCACTACGCTCAATGAGTGACTCCGCGATTTAGCATCAATCCAGGGTCGTCCTACCTGAAGCGCATCTTTCTGCTACTTAGCCTCGATTGCTGCGAGTGAATCGTAGAGCAGCTCTTGACGATGCTTTCACGCACAAAGCGGTGCACGGATTCATTGTCGAAGCGCGGGTGCCATGCTAAAGATATGCGGAGGTCTGCTGTCTGAACGGGTAATGGAAAGATAAAGGCACGGTAGAGCGTCTTTGCAATGCCGCTGAGGTGCTCGGGTATGGCGGCCACGAGGTCAGAGGTAGCTGCAATCGCGAGGGCGCTTGAGAGTGTCGGCACACTCAAAGATACCGTCCTCTCCAGACCTAGCTCGGCCAGCGCATCGTCAATCGGACCTCCGAGTAGCCCCCGCCGTGAAGCGCTGATGTGTTCATATTCGACGTATCGTTTTGCCGTAACCTTCCCCTTCGACAGCGGGTGGCCTGTACGCACCACTCCCATAAAGCGGGATGAGAAAAGCTTTTGCAGCTTCACTTCAGGCCCGCTCAGTTTGATGTTCCCGAGGTCGAGATCGAGAATGCCCTCTCTCAAAGGCCCGACAGCTTCTTCTCCGTGCGACACGAAGCGCAGTTTGACCTTCGGTGCCTTACGGTGAACGGCCTCAAGGATAGAAGCGGCAAACACCGCGACCAAGGACTCGTCCGCTCGAATGCTTACCGTTCGGGCTACATCCGCGAGCGATGGCGAGGAAGTACGCGTGAGATCGTACGCCTCCTGCACAAAAGCATGTAAACGCGCCCTCATTTCCAGAGCTTTCGGAGTGGGCACTAAGCCCCGCCCGGCCTGAACCATGATGGGATCACCCATCAATTTGCGGATACGCGTCAAGGTCCGGCTCATCGTTGGAACGCTCACACCCGTTCGTTCCGCGGCTTCGGTGACACTGCCGGTTTCAAGCAGCGCATTCAGGGCAAACAGCAGGTTGGCATCGAACTGTTTCATTTTGGGCAAGTATACATTGTCGAGCACAGCATTCCTGCAAGGGACCATTTCGCCTAGCCTTGGAACAGGCAGGACACTCAATAGTTCACGAGTGTTGAGCGCTATACGCATTCAATGTTTTCTGAGGATTATTCAACTTCGCGTAGGTCCCTCGTTGTGGCACCTGCCAGCCTCTGCTGCAGCAGTTTCATGCCGTTTCGGCTGTCCGCGATCGAGCCGAAACGCAAAGGTGTTGCAGGTTCGCCCGAGCCGATCCCAACTTTACCAGCACCAGGAGGAAGTAAAAGAATGTCGATCCAAACCATTGATCCCGTGACAGCTTTGATCGTTGTCGATTTGCAGAAGGGTGTCCTCGCTCATCCCTTGGTACATCCGGTGAGCATCGTCGTTCAGAACGCAGCAGAACTCGCGATCTCGTTTAGAAATAGGAAGCTCCCGGTTGTATTCGTGACCGTCGTCGGCACCGCCCCCGGCCGAACGGAGGAGACTCTAAGCAAAGGGCCACGCCCGGACGATTGGGCCGAGTTAATGCCGGAGCTCATCGCGCATAGCGAAGACTATCGCGTGATCAAGAAAACCTGGGACGCCTTCACCCATACAGGCCTCGAAGATTACCTCAAAAGCAAAGGAGTGACGCAGGTCGTCATCGCTGGAGTCGCCACCAGCATTGGCGTGGAGTCCACCGCACGGCTGGCCTACGCACTTGGCTTCAATGTAACCCTCGCCACCGATGCCATGAGTGACCGCAGCACTGCAGCCCATGACAACAGCGTGTCATATATCCTTCCTCGACTGGGAGAGACAGGTACGACAAAAGAGATCCTCCAAGCTCTGAACTTGACAGGGGCTTAGGAGGCACCACCACACGAACAGGAAGCTAGAGTTCTCCTGACTCTCCCCTCATGTTCCGCCAAAGCACTCTCAAATAGATCTGACTTGATGACAGGAGAATTAGACCGTTGAATCAGAAGCTAAACATAAGCGCTATCATCGCGGATCTCGTCGCGGCAAATCGTATCCTCGCTATCGAGAAGGTCGTGGATGCGTTTGGACACGTGAGCGTACGCCACCCCGAATACCCGGATTGCTATATCATCGCGCGGGCTATATCACCCGAGCTCGTCACCCCAGAAGACTTCATGGAAGTTGCGTTTGACGGTGAGGTTCTCGGTGGCGACGTTCGCAAGGCGTACCTTGAGCGCTTTATTCACGGTGCGATTTACGAGGCGCGTCCGGACGTTCAGTCCATCGTTCACAACCATAGCAAGGGACTGATTCCATACAGTGTCACCAGTGAAAAACTTCGGCCGATCGTGCATAGTTGTGCCACCATCGGCGCTCACATTCCGGTGTGGGACGCTCACACGATGTTTGGCGACAGCAATCTTCTGATCTCCACTTTGGAAATGGGTCGGGACTTTGCGAGGACACTTGGACAGAACAACTCTGCCCTTATGCGAGGCCACGGTTGTACCGTCATCGGGCGTTCGATACGCGAGGCGGTCTACACGGCGATTTACCTGGAGGTGAACGCGGAATTGCAGATGCAGGCGAGTCGTTTCTCCCCGATCACCTTTCTGTCCGACGGTGAGATCAGGATCATTTCTGAACGCCTTGCCAACGCAAAACCAAACGAGGGCTATGACCGTGCATGGGAATACTGGTGCCGCCACGCTGGCGTTGAATATCGCACCCGCGAATCGGTTCAGTCTGGTCAGAAATGACAAGAACCTCCACCTCTTCCTCGATCAAAGCGACATGGCGCAGAACATTTTACCCTTTGTCCATTCCAAACCTGCGTCTCTTCTTTGCCGGACAAGCTATCTCCCTTGTCGGTACATGGCTGCAATCTACCGCGCAGGCGTTGTTGGTCTACCGGGTCTCCGGCGGCCATTCGGAACCGGTTGCCATTACCGCGTGTTGCACTGCCATTCCTCTGATCCTGCTTGGGCCGATGCTTGGCAACTTGACGAGCCAGATCTCTCGTCGCCACCTTGTAATAGCCACCCAAGCCGTCGAGCTGCTTCTAGCTGCCGTGTTGGGCTTGCTTGTCCACGCCCACATCGCGACACCCGCCTGCGTCTATGTCTTAGCTTTCCTTTTGGGATGCGCCGAGGCCATATATTTCCCCGCAGTGCAACGCCTCCTTCGCGATATAGCGGGTAGCACTCACATCCGCTCTGCCGTGGGTCTAAGCGCCGTCATCAGCAATATCGCTCGATTCGGGGGGCCAACGCTTGCAGGTCTCCTGATTGGCAGCTTCGGGATCAGCATCGCCTTTT is drawn from Edaphobacter lichenicola and contains these coding sequences:
- a CDS encoding LysR family transcriptional regulator, with translation MLDNVYLPKMKQFDANLLFALNALLETGSVTEAAERTGVSVPTMSRTLTRIRKLMGDPIMVQAGRGLVPTPKALEMRARLHAFVQEAYDLTRTSSPSLADVARTVSIRADESLVAVFAASILEAVHRKAPKVKLRFVSHGEEAVGPLREGILDLDLGNIKLSGPEVKLQKLFSSRFMGVVRTGHPLSKGKVTAKRYVEYEHISASRRGLLGGPIDDALAELGLERTVSLSVPTLSSALAIAATSDLVAAIPEHLSGIAKTLYRAFIFPLPVQTADLRISLAWHPRFDNESVHRFVRESIVKSCSTIHSQQSRLSSRKMRFR
- a CDS encoding alpha/beta fold hydrolase; the protein is MAQSSAPDIATFCSETAIVNGVRLHYWLGGNSHGRPVLLWHGFLGTAYSWYKVMPLLAEAGYCVLVPDMRGYGDSDKPAGTDGYDARALAEDFRALVRQIEFGNGQKLILAAHDMGAHSALLWAADHPDEIRCLVYMEVPTMLEEFLTKVIVYTPEAMAKGSMWWWILPLAPGVPERLIVGNERAFLTWFYEGATADASAISETSIKETLRSFSGTEGVLGALGLYRAAFTTIEQTTPLKKNKVEVPVLAIGGEKALGAKVAQMVEAVAKNVTGKVIPACGHFIPEEQPAEFMRLFQKFVGEVARV
- a CDS encoding class II aldolase/adducin family protein, coding for MNQKLNISAIIADLVAANRILAIEKVVDAFGHVSVRHPEYPDCYIIARAISPELVTPEDFMEVAFDGEVLGGDVRKAYLERFIHGAIYEARPDVQSIVHNHSKGLIPYSVTSEKLRPIVHSCATIGAHIPVWDAHTMFGDSNLLISTLEMGRDFARTLGQNNSALMRGHGCTVIGRSIREAVYTAIYLEVNAELQMQASRFSPITFLSDGEIRIISERLANAKPNEGYDRAWEYWCRHAGVEYRTRESVQSGQK
- a CDS encoding SDR family oxidoreductase, yielding MQANKTLKVLAVGAAGPSASMVVPELLARNVSVRAFVHKSEDRPTVQKLGVTDIVVGELSDAAAVAKALEGIDAAFYIAPAALENEAEVGKQFASAAKQAGVRRVVFSSVIHPVLSELVNHADKAPVEEALLDSGMEYVFLHPAMFFQNIGAAWARMKETGVYGEPWSTETRFSRVDYRDVAEVAAIALTEDRLLYGTFELCAEGNLNRHGLAALMSKVVGKQIKPIKVEIPAQANMSPKLTRMFAWYDRHALLGNSTTLRAILGREPRTLQAFFEELN
- a CDS encoding cupin domain-containing protein, with protein sequence MSVSTTQYPPLPPDDLKRALTIARPDSDQTLPHIGLVGDTYTITVTGEDTAGRFCVIDMHIPPGGGPAPHRHDFEETFILLDGEMEATFRGKKSLVRAGDTINIPANAPHQFHNSSSKPVRLLCICSPSGQEHFFKEVGVPVATRTTAPPKLDKEQQQRFMEKAKALAPKYRTELLKEA
- a CDS encoding cysteine hydrolase family protein, which codes for MSIQTIDPVTALIVVDLQKGVLAHPLVHPVSIVVQNAAELAISFRNRKLPVVFVTVVGTAPGRTEETLSKGPRPDDWAELMPELIAHSEDYRVIKKTWDAFTHTGLEDYLKSKGVTQVVIAGVATSIGVESTARLAYALGFNVTLATDAMSDRSTAAHDNSVSYILPRLGETGTTKEILQALNLTGA